The genomic DNA TTGGTCACCTAAGGTCACCCTTAAGAAGGATAGTATTAAAACTGTTCCAGTATGGGTAAAGTTGCATAATGTTCCGATTTCAGTTTATACTGATGATGGTCTGAGTTTGCTGGCGTCAAAACTAGGGGTTCCTAAAAGGCTTGATTCTTACACGGCTGATATGTGTGTTGATAACTGGGGAAGGAGTAGCTATGCCCGTGCAATGATTGAACTTAATGCTGATAATGAGCTTAAGGATCACATTACTTTGGCTATCCCTAAGATGGATGAGGAAGGTTTCATTATGGAAAGGGTTGAGGTGGAATATGAATGGAAGCCTTTAAGGTGTCCTACATGTTGCCTGTTTGGTCATGACCATGATTCGTGTAGTAAAAACATTAAGGAGAAGGCAAAGCAGGTTGTTGTTGATGAGGATGGATTTGTTACGGACAGGAGGCGAGTGGCTAAACACGTTTTTCCTCAaaaaaaacaaaagcagaaattTATGTATAGGCCAAAAACGAAAGTTAACAACTCTGGTGCTAGTTCTTCTGGTACGAAACAGGATAACCAAGCGTCTAGTAGTGGGCCATCAACGGTGAAAGTGTCAAACTCATTTCAGGCTTTAGATTCGGAGGGTGATGCTGATCAACCAAAAGAGGATAGTGTTCCGGTTCATCAGGAAAGATTTACTGAGAAGGTTACCAGGCTAAGCGATGAGGTTCAAGAGGCTTTACCTACGGAAATGTCAAAATTTATGGCTAGCAATGTTAAGGGTTCTcattctgagggggcaagcactcccggttaTACCGGTTTTTAATGGGTAGTGTGGCTTCATGGAATATAAGGGGTTTTTAATCGTCCCCTGAAACAAAACGAGGTTCGGGTTTTAATTGCTGAGAATCGGTTAAGTGTTTGTGCTATATTAGAAACTCATGTGAATGTGAGTAACTTGGATAAAGTGTGCAAGGGAGTGTTTCGGAGTTGGAACTGGACTTCTAATGGGGGTTTATGTCAGCATGGTACAAGAATTATAATAGGATGGAATGAGGATGATGTGGATCTCATGGTGCTCGCACAATCTGATCAGGTTATTCACACTCAGGTTCGGTTAAAAGCTGATTCAAGAACCTTTCTTTGTTCCTTTGTCTATGCGGAGAATAAATATCAAGACCGTAGGTTTCTTTGGGAGGATTTATGCAAGCATAGTGCCTTTGCTCGTCACCAGCCTTGGGCTGTTTTGGGGGACTTTAACACAGCTCTTAATCTGGAAGACTCTTTATATGGGCCGTCTAGTCATACCATAGGAATGAGAGACTTTTTTGACTGTGTTCAATATGTTGAGCTTATGGATATTCCAAGTCATGGTTTGCATTTTACCTGGAACCAGAAACCGAAAGAGGGGATAGGAGTTCTTAAGAAGATTGATCGTATTATGAGTAATGTTAAGTTCATGGATCTATTTCCGGATACTTATGCTTTGTTTAAACCAGCTCGGGTTTCTGATCACTCTCCTTGTGTAATGAAATTAGCCTCTTGTACCCGTAAAAAGCTGAAGCCTTTTAAGTTTCCGAACTTTTTGACCACGAAGGAGGAGTTTAGGAGGTTTGTCTCTACTGAATGGGCGAAGGATATTGAGGGTTTTGCTATGTTCTCTGTTGTTAAAAAGATGAGGAACCTTAAACCAAGTTTCCGTAAGCTGCTTTATCAACAAGGGAACCTCCATGAGAAGGTTATTCGGCTGCGTAAGGAGCTGGATGATATCCAGCAGCTTGTTGATGCTAATCCGTTGGATGTGACCTTACGTGACACGGCTGCAAAATGTCTTCGGGATTATCAGGTGGCAGCTTATGATGAAGAGTGTTTCCTTAAACAGAAGTCCAAGGTTGAATGGCTTTGTGCTGGGGATTCTAATACCTCCTTTTTTCACAAGTGTGTGAAAAGTAGGAACGCTAGAAACAAGATTAGTTGTATAAAAGATGTTCATGGTAATCGGTTTGAAGGTGACGGTATACCCGGTGCTCTAGTTGATCATTACTCGTCATTCTTGGGTACGGCTTACTCGGTTTCGAGTTTAGATGATGATAACTTGTTTCTCAATACCCTTAGTTCTTATTCGGCTGATCATATGATTAGGCAAGTGACTCGTGAAGAAGTTAAACAAGCTATGTTTGGTATTGGTGAAAATAAGGCCCCTGGTCCCGATGGTTTCACATCGGCGTTTTTTAAGCAAGCTTGGGATATTGTGGGTGATGAGGTAACGAATGCTGTGCTTGATTTTTTCGATAATGGTAAATTGTTAAAGCAAGTCAATCACACTATTCTAGCTCTGGTTCCTAAGGTGGATACTCCTAATTCTGTTCTTGATTACCGTCCCATCTCTTGCTGTAATGTTATTTATAAGTGCATTAGCAAGATAATCACGGACCGTCTTAAGGGGAGCTTGGATACATTGGTTAGCATTAACCAGTCGGCGTTTGTTCCAGGCAGGAAAATCACAGATAATATTCTCCTCACTCAAGAATTGATGCATAACTATCATCTTAACAAAGGTCAGCCTAGATGTGCTTTTAAGATTGATATTCAGAAGGCGTATGATACTGTTAGCTGGTCGTTCCTGGAGTCTATTCTAAAAAAGTTTGGATTTCACCACAAAATGATTATTTGGATTATGACGTGTGTTACTTCGGTATCCTATTCATTGAGTATCAATGGTGAGCTCCACGGTTATTTTGAGGGAAAGCGTGGTCTTAGACAAGGGGATCCGATGTCCCCGTACCTGTTTACTCTTGTCATGGAGGTTTTGACTCTTATTCTTCAGCAAGTTGCCACGAATACTTCTTTTAAGTTCCATGGTAAATGCTCTAAGCAGAAGATAATAAATATTTTGTTTGCTGATGACTTGTTCCTTTTCTCTCATGGTGATAGTGTCTCGGTGAAGCACTTGAAATTGGCCCTTGATAAATTTACGCAGATATCGGGCCTGGTCCCTAGCATGCCGAAGAGTACTGTTTACTTTAGCAATGTTACGTCCGCTATGAAAAATcagattttgaatcttttgcCGTTTCAAGAAAGCTCGTTGCCTGTGCGTTACCTTGGTGTTCCGCTAATTTCAACGAGATTAGCTGCTAGAGATTGTAAAATTCTGATTGAACGTACCCAAAGAAGAATAGATAACTGGGTTACTAAATCCCTGTCGTTTGCAGGGAGACTTCAGTTAATCAACTCGGTTCTTGCTGCCATGTATTCCTATTGGGCTTCGGTTTTCTTGCTTCCTATTGGTATTGTAAAGGACCTGGAGAAAAGGTTACGTAGATTTTTATGGAATGGGGGGAATCAGGGTCCGGTTCGAGCTAAAGTTGCTTGGAAGGAGGTTTGTACTCCGAAAGATGAGGGCGGTTTGGGTATTCGCAGTATTATGGATGCTAATAAAGCTTTTCTGACAACTCATATTTGGAGCATTATTACTAATCGTCCTTCGCTTTGGGTTCAATGGATTCACTCGTACAGGTTAAAAGGTAATAACTTTTGGGAGGTTCAATGCCGAGGTCAAGTTAGTTGGGGGTGGCGGAAGTTGTTAGCTATCCGTCCTAGTATACGGCCCTTTGTTTGGAGTTCTATTTATAGTGGCCGTCAAAACAATGTATGGAGTGACAATTGGTGCGCTTACAGCCCTCTTCGTTCGTTTATTTCTCCTCGTAATATTGCTAGAGCTGGTTTCTCGCTTAGCACAACGGTGGCTGATGTTGTTTCTGAAGATGGCCAGTGGCGATGGCCTCAGGCTTGGTATGATACATTTCCAGTTCTCATTAATATTGCTACTATTCAAATTACCCCTGATACGGCAGACCGGTTTCGTTGGAAAGATTGGGAAGGCAAACTACAGCGTTTTTGTTCATGGGAGGCATGGAATAATCTGCGGTACAAAGAGAATAAGGTAGTCTGGGTTAACTCGGTCTGGTTCAGTCAGTGCATCCCAAGGCATTCCTTTCATTTGTGGTTGGTTATTAAAAACAAGTTGCGGACACAGGACAGAATGGCTGAATGGGAAGCGGGAAGTGCTACTAATCTTCGGCTTATGTGCTGTCCCTTGTGCAGATATGACCGTGATTCTCGGGATCACTTATTTTTTGAATGTTCCTATGCTTCAGAAGTTTGGAGACTAGTTAGGAATATGGTTGATATGGAGAGTGTTGATGACACATGGGCTTCGGTTATGCAGTGGATGGAGCTAAATGCTAATTCGAGTTCCCTGGATTACATTGTTTGCAATCTTCTGTTGGCGGCTTCCACGTACTTTATATGGCAGGAAAGAAACAATCGTCTTTTCACTCAGGTGCAGAGGAATGCTAGTGTTCTCTCCAAGGTTATTATAGATACAATTCGGCTCAGGATTATGGGATTCAAAACCGGTAGAGACCCGAAGCAAAGGAAGCTTTTGGATAGGTGGCTGATCGCGAAGACAAACATGGATGTAGACCCGGGCTAGGGTGATGTAGTCTCCTAGTTTTTTTAGTTCGGGTTCTGGGTTGTGTTGGTTtggttgtttgttttgtttggttGTGTCTGGTTGTTGAATTTTGTTTGTGTTTCTTTCCTAGgcttggtatgccaagtctagtagTGTGTATCGGTGTCTCGATACACCCTGTTTATTATTGTTTGGTTGatatataaaattcaccggggtaacccatttacccaaaaaaaacatagaataaacaagttttatatcgtctatcatggttattatgtcactaaggcctcgtccagatcctatgtgacgcatgcatcctagcagtcattcaagtagcaacacctgaaacatatgtaaaaacttagtcagcaaagaaatgctggcgagtacataggttttataggagtgtcgaattcatggctagtttaagtgttgcaatactttattaaaaactttgttttgaaaagagtataatattgcaacttaattgaccaactcgaatcaagtgggttatagtttataaaacctcgtagccatgatccttaacccaaaaacctttgctttagaacaccaacttgtaaaacatcttgtaaaaactcgttaaaaactcgcatagtttatatctcttagaaaaacatcgttgtgtgatatcgtttcaaaatcgtttacccaagtgaactaaataacgccacgatatgtaatatgatgaaaacacttatatataagaagtaccatcggcgtatctaccatgttttcaccacattacacccgtctcgttatccaaacacttaaccaaaaaccaatcgcttatcgaaatcgtttaacatcgtttccaagtcattcccaaatcgtttactcgtttcacctcgtgtatctcgtttcaaatcgtttaactcgtcccaaaatcgtattcgttttaatagtgaaactacttttggtcgtctcgctaataacattcaaacctgtgtgactcgtttattgttcaactcgttttcgcattaacaaacctccaaagggtaagttaacaattatcagattcagtcgttacccacaacccccacacataaccatgggtgcagtgcaataacgggatttgtcagatcctatggtgccataacctaatactggtcggcttgatcaatgctaatgaatgtcattcgttatgtaattacaaccaacaagtcgtgtacaccttaatcgtttttgaagtcatcgtttaaactttgaaattcgctttgtacatatgaatcaccccaaaacaattgaaaacagtaaaagaggggactatgtactcaccttgggtgcgtttttaaatgttaacacaatctctcaaattgtttatgcgtcctaaataaagtaaggatgattttaataatccaaattcacataaataccgaagtttctccgatacttagaattttcacataactttgagttttctcgaaaagttattatttttgattattttggtgtatttgtatatatacatatactcaagcgtaatatgcataatcttgtcaacactaacacatcatcatacacatattgtaaaacacatagcacattgtgacacattaaatttacttatgaacaacccattctagttatgttgaaaaacacttattttagcgtttcggtaacatttttggacgtcggaagccacgtatgactaaacgaacaccaagtaaacttaatataagttaaaatacttatttttttactaaaatatcagtttggttactgatcaaaaacagtttaataaaaatcctccgaaaaggcgatttttaaccgttttaccgcatagttttgcatcaaacgttacccgaaccatcccaaatcgacacgacttgaaattttgacacaacccatgttatttgctgaataaaataatggttatactcacaatagtgcaggtcttaaatagagcatataaatcatgcaaatttcacatattttatcactttttaagctatatgtacgacatgcaatgctaccaaacctatgtcaaagttttatgccattatattacaccaaaaaatgttatttttagtgtttataacctg from Helianthus annuus cultivar XRQ/B chromosome 7, HanXRQr2.0-SUNRISE, whole genome shotgun sequence includes the following:
- the LOC110875556 gene encoding uncharacterized protein LOC110875556, producing the protein MDPKDNVPKDDRGKPPLTVHSSAVENPSKENGLEDLGFKSFSERMYGDVFISSKPMGVQDLRDKAFAKPLNIDGNPLLPRRGMVRNEQRVVNIIDELEKVTVPVQADPSGTNLNDVLDEGFWDMGKQDKSATYADKVQSSRSKREVNFRLLEPEETREDADIVIPKQVVQQVQDKFDNVLYGYFLGNRLPFPVVEYYAKNVWARFGFVKLMMNASGFFFFKFGSKDGLMKVLEGGPWLIRKVPLFLNVWSPKVTLKKDSIKTVPVWVKLHNVPISVYTDDGLSLLASKLGVPKRLDSYTADMCVDNWGRSSYARAMIELNADNELKDHITLAIPKMDEEGFIMERVEVEYEWKPLRCPTCCLFGHDHDSCSKNIKEKAKQVVVDEDGFVTDRRRVAKHVFPQKKQKQKFMYRPKTKVNNSGASSSGTKQDNQASSSGPSTVKVSNSFQALDSEGDADQPKEDSVPVHQERFTEKVTRLSDEVQEALPTEMSKFMASNVKGSHSEGASTPGYTETHVNVSNLDKVCKGVFRSWNWTSNGGLCQHGTRIIIGWNEDDVDLMVLAQSDQVIHTQVRLKADSRTFLCSFVYAENKYQDRRFLWEDLCKHSAFARHQPWAVLGDFNTALNLEDSLYGPSSHTIGMRDFFDCVQYVELMDIPSHGLHFTWNQKPKEGIGVLKKIDRIMSNVKFMDLFPDTYALFKPARVSDHSPCVMKLASCTRKKLKPFKFPNFLTTKEEFRRFVSTEWAKDIEGFAMFSVVKKMRNLKPSFRKLLYQQGNLHEKVIRLRKELDDIQQLVDANPLDVTLRDTAAKCLRDYQVAAYDEECFLKQKSKVEWLCAGDSNTSFFHKCVKSRNARNKISCIKDVHGNRFEGDGIPGALVDHYSSFLGTAYSVSSLDDDNLFLNTLSSYSADHMIRQVTREEVKQAMFGIGENKAPGPDGFTSAFFKQAWDIVGDEVTNAVLDFFDNGKLLKQVNHTILALVPKVDTPNSVLDYRPISCCNVIYKCISKIITDRLKGSLDTLVSINQSAFVPGRKITDNILLTQELMHNYHLNKGQPRCAFKIDIQKAYDTVSWSFLESILKKFGFHHKMIIWIMTCVTSVSYSLSINGELHGYFEGKRGLRQGDPMSPYLFTLVMEVLTLILQQVATNTSFKFHGKCSKQKIINILFADDLFLFSHGDSVSVKHLKLALDKFTQISGLVPSMPKSTVYFSNVTSAMKNQILNLLPFQESSLPVRYLGVPLISTRLAARDCKILIERTQRRIDNWVTKSLSFAGRLQLINSVLAAMYSYWASVFLLPIGIVKDLEKRLRRFLWNGGNQGPVRAKVAWKEVCTPKDEGGLGIRSIMDANKAFLTTHIWSIITNRPSLWVQWIHSYRLKGNNFWEVQCRGQVSWGWRKLLAIRPSIRPFVWSSIYSGRQNNVWSDNWCAYSPLRSFISPRNIARAGFSLSTTVADVVSEDGQWRWPQAWYDTFPVLINIATIQITPDTADRFRWKDWEGKLQRFCSWEAWNNLRYKENKVVWVNSVWFSQCIPRHSFHLWLVIKNKLRTQDRMAEWEAGSATNLRLMCCPLCRYDRDSRDHLFFECSYASEVWRLVRNMVDMESVDDTWASVMQWMELNANSSSLDYIVCNLLLAASTYFIWQERNNRLFTQVQRNASVLSKVIIDTIRLRIMGFKTGRDPKQRKLLDRWLIAKTNMDVDPG